The following proteins are encoded in a genomic region of Glycine max cultivar Williams 82 chromosome 18, Glycine_max_v4.0, whole genome shotgun sequence:
- the LOC100805006 gene encoding disease resistance protein RPM1, protein MAETAVSLAGQHALPKILEAVKMLRDLPNEVRDITDELESFQDFINDADKVAEAEEDDRRRHRIKERVMRLREAAFRMEDVIDEYNISGEDEQPDDPRCAALLCEAVAFIKTQILRLQSAYKIQDVKSLVRAERDGFQRHFPLEQRPTSSRGNQDVTWKNLRRVPLFIEEDEVVGLDNDRATLKNWLTKGREKRTVISVVGIAGVGKTTLAKQVYDQVRNNFECHALITVSQSYSAEGLLRRLLDELCKLKKEDPPKDVSNMESLIEEVRNRLRNKRYVVLFDDVWNETFWDHIESAVIDNKNGSRILITTRDEKVAGYCRKSSFVEVHKLEKPLTEEESLKLFCKKAFQNSSNGDCPEELKDISLQIVRKCKGLPLAIVVIGGLLSQKDENAPEWGQFSRDLSLDLERNSELNSITKILGLSYDDLPINLRSCLLYFGMYPEDYEVQSDRLIRQWIAEGFVRHETGKSLEEVGHQYLSGLVRRSLVQVSSLRIDGKVKRCRVHDLIHDMILRKVKDTGFCQYIDGPDQSVSSKIVRRLTIATDDFSGSIGSSPIRSIFISTGEDEVSQHLVNKIPTNYMLVKVLDFEGSGLRDVPENLGNLCHLKYLSFRYTGIASLPKSIGKLQNLETLDIRDTHVSEMPEEISKLTKLRHLLSYFTGLIQWKDIGGMTSLQEIPPVTIDDDGVVIREVEKLKQLRKLWVEDFRGKHEKTLCSLINEMPLLEKLLINRADESEVIELYITPPMSTLRKLVLFGKLTRFPNWISQFPNLVQLRLGGSRLTNDALKSLKNMPRLLFLGLGYNAYEGETLRFHCGGFQKLKQLSLGSLDQLKCILIDRGALCSVEEIVLRDLSQLKTVPSGIQHLEKLKNLYIDDMPTEFEQRIAPDGGEDHWIIQHVPHVRIWSRYAEEPSHIFGRSHH, encoded by the coding sequence ATGGCAGAAACTGCAGTGTCCTTGGCTGGTCAGCATGCGCTTCCAAAAATATTGGAAGCTGTCAAAATGCTGAGAGATCTCCCAAACGAAGTTAGAGACATTACAGATGAACTTGAAAGCTTTCAAGATTTCATCAATGATGCTGATAAAGTGGCTGAAGCTGAAGAAGATGATAGAAGGCGTCATAGAATAAAAGAAAGGGTGATGCGGCTGAGAGAAGCAGCTTTTCGCATGGAAGATGTCATCGATGAATATAACATCTCCGGTGAGGATGAGCAACCTGATGATCCTCGATGTGCAGCTTTACTATGTGAGGCTGTTGCCTTCATCAAAACTCAAATCCTTCGCCTTCAAAGTGCATATAAGATTCAGGATGTTAAATCGCTTGTTCGTGCTGAAAGAGATGGTTTCCAACGCCATTTTCCTTTAGAGCAAAGACCAACCAGTTCTAGAGGAAATCAAGATGTCACCTGGAAGAATCTTAGAAGGGTTCCTCTCTTTATTGAGGAGGATGAGGTTGTGGGGCTCGATAACGATAGAGCTACATTGAAAAATTGGTTGacaaagggaagagaaaaacgCACTGTCATCTCAGTGGTGGGAATTGCAGGGGTGGGAAAAACAACTCTTGCCAAGCAAGTTTATGACCAGGTGCGTAACAATTTCGAGTGCCATGCATTGATCACAGTGTCTCAATCCTACTCTGCAGAAGGACTGCTGAGGCGTTTGTTGGATGAGCTTTGCAAACTGAAAAAGGAGGACCCTCCCAAGGATGTTTCTAACATGGAGTCGTTGATCGAAGAAGTCAGAAACCGCTTGCGCAACAAGAGGTATGTTGTCTTGTTTGATGACGTATGGAATGAAACATTTTGGGATCACATTGAATCTGctgtaattgataataaaaatggaAGTAGGATATTAATCACAACCAGGGATGAGAAGGTTGCGGGATATTGTAGGAAATCATCATTTGTTGAGGTGCATAAGCTAGAAAAACCTTTAACTGAAGAAGAATCATTGAAATTGTTCTGTAAGAAGGCATTTCAGAATAGTTCCAATGGAGATTGTCCAGAAGAACTTAAAGATATATCTCTTCAAATTGTTAGAAAGTGTAAAGGTTTACCTCTAGCAATAGTTGTCATTGGTGGTCTTTTGTctcaaaaagatgaaaatgcacCTGAATGGGGACAGTTTAGTCGAGATCTAAGTTTAGACTTGGAGAGGAATTCTGAGTTAAATAGTATAACAAAAATTTTAGGTTTAAGTTATGATGATTTGCCGATCAATCTCAGATCATGTTTATTGTATTTCGGAATGTATCCGGAGGACTATGAAGTTCAATCTGATAGATTGATTAGACAGTGGATAGCTGAAGGGTTTGTCAGACATGAAACCGGAAAATCTTTGGAAGAAGTTGGGCATCAATATTTATCAGGGTTGGTCCGTAGAAGTTTGGTGCAAGTATCCTCACTTAGAATTGATGGCAAAGTTAAAAGGTGTCGTGTTCATGACTTAATACACGACATGATCCTTAGAAAAGTCAAGGATACAGGATTTTGTCAGTATATTGACGGGCCTGATCAATCTGTATCAAGTAAGATTGTTCGACGCCTGACAATTGCAACCGATGATTTTAGTGGAAGTATAGGAAGCTCACCCATTCGGTCAATTTTTATTAGCACCGGAGAAGATGAAGTATCTCAACACTTAGTAAACAAAATCCCTACCAATTACATGCTAGTGAAGGTACTAGATTTTGAAGGTTCTGGTTTACGTGATGTTCCTGAAAATTTGGGGAATTTATGCCACTTGAAGTATTTAAGCTTCCGGTATACAGGGATAGCAAGTCTACCAAAATCCATTGGTAAGCTCCAGAATTTGGAGACCTTGGATATAAGAGACACACATGTGTCTGAGATGCCAGAGGAGATTAGTAAGCTTACTAAGCTACGCCATCTTCTGTCTTATTTTACGGGTTTAATTCAATGGAAGGATATTGGAGGCATGACATCCCTACAAGAGATACCTCCAGTGACTATAGATGATGATGGAGTGGTCATTAGAGAGGTAGAAAAGCTAAAGCAGTTAAGGAAACTGTGGGTGGAAGATTTTAGGGGAAAACACGAAAAGACTCTGTGTTCCTTAATAAATGAGATGCCACTCTTGGAGAAACTACTTATTAATAGAGCTGATGAGAGTGAAGTAATTGAGTTGTACATTACGCCACCTATGTCTACACTTAGGAAGCTTGTCCTATTTGGGAAGTTAACAAGGTTTCCAAATTGGATTTCACAGTTCCCAAATCTTGTGCAACTGCGTTTGGGCGGCTCCAGGTTGACTAATGATGCATTGAAATCACTAAAAAATATGCCAAGGTTGTTGTTCCTCGGTTTAGGTTACAATGCTTATGAAGGTGAAACTTTGCGTTTTCATTGTGGAGGGTTTCAGAAACTAAAGCAACTGTCCCTCGGAAGTTTGGATCAATTGAAGTGCATCCTTATCGACAGAGGAGCACTGTGTTCTGTGGAAGAAATTGTTTTACGAGACCTCTCCCAACTCAAAACAGTTCCCTCTGGAATTCAACACTTGGAGAAGCTTAAAAATCTCTATATCGACGACATGCCAACTGAATTTGAGCAGCGCATTGCTCCTGATGGAGGAGAAGACCACTGGATCATCCAACATGTGCCCCATGTACGTATTTGGAGCAGGTATGCTGAAGAACCTTCGCATATATTCGGCAGAAGTCATCACTAA